One genomic window of Deinococcus radiotolerans includes the following:
- a CDS encoding ArsR/SmtB family transcription factor, which translates to MTVLTAPTVLDQLKALAQDTRYELVRHLASGERCVCDLEVLLNLPQSKVSYHLGILREAGLVTSEQRGKNMYYTLYRPALYRLGGELLSDLLSDQTTLTHQVKSLC; encoded by the coding sequence GTGACTGTCCTGACTGCCCCTACCGTGCTGGATCAACTCAAGGCCCTGGCGCAGGACACCCGTTATGAGCTGGTGCGCCACTTGGCCAGTGGGGAGCGCTGCGTCTGCGACCTGGAAGTCCTGCTCAACCTTCCGCAGTCCAAGGTGTCCTACCACCTCGGCATCCTGCGGGAGGCTGGCTTGGTCACGTCGGAGCAGCGGGGCAAGAACATGTACTACACCCTGTATCGTCCAGCGCTCTACCGCCTGGGCGGAGAGCTCCTGAGCGACCTCCTCTCAGATCAAACCACCCTGACACATCAAGTCAAATCGTTGTGTTAG